The Aeromicrobium yanjiei genome includes a region encoding these proteins:
- a CDS encoding GNAT family N-acetyltransferase, translating to MSLTLEPMGAAQFASWMNHVMQWYAQGKVDAGSWPEEGAFERARRENAEQLPDGVQTPGNHFFVGTVDGREVGFLWLHSDPDQSPPTATIEAIEVLESERGQGLGRALLEAAEGWCADHSIATLRLHVFGRNTAAINLYESAGFEATNVLMAKTIR from the coding sequence ATGAGCCTGACCCTGGAGCCCATGGGCGCCGCGCAGTTCGCGTCGTGGATGAACCACGTGATGCAGTGGTACGCGCAGGGCAAGGTCGACGCCGGCAGCTGGCCCGAGGAGGGCGCGTTCGAGCGGGCACGGCGGGAGAACGCCGAGCAGCTGCCCGACGGGGTGCAGACCCCCGGCAACCACTTCTTCGTGGGCACGGTGGACGGCAGGGAGGTGGGATTCCTCTGGCTCCACAGCGATCCGGACCAGTCCCCGCCGACGGCGACGATCGAGGCGATCGAGGTCCTCGAGAGCGAGCGCGGGCAGGGCCTCGGACGCGCGCTGCTCGAGGCGGCCGAAGGATGGTGCGCCGACCACAGCATCGCCACGCTGCGCCTGCACGTCTTCGGCCGCAACACCGCGGCGATCAACCTGTACGAGTCGGCCGGCTTCGAGGCCACCAACGTCCTGATGGCCAAGACGATCCGATGA
- the rpmF gene encoding 50S ribosomal protein L32 — MAVPKRKMSRSNTRHRRSQWKTTATAIVDCANPACDSKVQPHHACTKCGQYGARGERRQVL, encoded by the coding sequence GTGGCCGTTCCGAAGAGGAAGATGTCGCGCAGCAACACGCGTCACCGTCGTTCGCAGTGGAAGACCACCGCGACGGCGATCGTCGACTGCGCCAACCCCGCGTGCGACTCCAAGGTGCAGCCGCACCACGCGTGCACCAAGTGTGGACAGTACGGAGCTCGCGGCGAGCGTCGCCAGGTCCTCTGA
- the rsmD gene encoding 16S rRNA (guanine(966)-N(2))-methyltransferase RsmD, with the protein MTRIIAGRHGGRQIKTPKGDGTRPTSDRVREAMFSSIESELGGLEGIAVLDLYAGSGALGIEAISRGAGHAVFVEAHTQTAAVITRNLRDLGADGVVERTKAERWVEDGDRDVFDLVLIDPPYAVPTDAVTALVQGVLESFSHEDTLFVVERATRDPFVWPEGVEGLRNKKYGETTVWFGRPAVRSLP; encoded by the coding sequence ATGACACGCATCATCGCCGGACGACACGGCGGCCGACAGATCAAGACCCCCAAGGGCGACGGCACCCGGCCCACCTCCGACCGGGTCCGGGAGGCGATGTTCTCCTCGATCGAGTCCGAGCTGGGCGGGCTCGAGGGCATCGCGGTGCTCGACCTCTACGCGGGCTCGGGCGCGCTCGGCATCGAGGCGATCTCCCGCGGCGCGGGGCACGCGGTGTTCGTCGAGGCGCACACCCAGACCGCCGCCGTGATCACCCGCAACCTGCGCGATCTCGGCGCCGACGGTGTCGTGGAGCGCACCAAGGCCGAGCGGTGGGTCGAGGACGGCGACCGGGACGTCTTCGACCTGGTGCTGATCGACCCGCCCTACGCGGTGCCGACCGACGCGGTGACGGCTCTCGTCCAAGGCGTCCTGGAGTCCTTCTCGCACGAGGACACCCTCTTCGTGGTCGAGCGCGCGACCCGCGACCCGTTCGTGTGGCCTGAGGGCGTCGAGGGCCTGCGCAACAAGAAGTACGGGGAGACCACGGTGTGGTTCGGACGCCCTGCGGTACGGTCACTGCCATGA
- a CDS encoding YceD family protein, with protein sequence MLPPAADTCASRAIGLGVCRGVTIDLGLLAGLSLVVLLDGWLIVLSGPLVFDTHEMGRKPGAERTFTRTIEAPAEMGYDVYAVPEGSTIELELRLEAIMEGVLATGTFSARAVGECVRCLEPIDEAVVVGFQELFLYEAPSSQEEADEEDHVLEDELLDLEPVLRDAVVLALPHNPLCGPDCPGLCPECGARLADDPDHTHGEAIDPRWSALSQLAEQPVPSADQSESDIASDPSKE encoded by the coding sequence ATGCTGCCACCCGCCGCCGACACCTGCGCGTCCCGGGCGATTGGCCTCGGCGTGTGCCGGGGGGTTACGATTGACCTCGGCCTGCTTGCAGGTCTGTCTCTTGTCGTGCTCTTGGATGGATGGTTGATCGTGCTGTCCGGACCGCTGGTCTTCGATACCCACGAGATGGGTCGCAAGCCCGGTGCCGAACGTACCTTCACCCGCACCATCGAGGCGCCGGCAGAGATGGGTTACGACGTCTACGCCGTGCCCGAGGGCTCCACGATCGAGCTCGAGCTCCGGCTCGAGGCGATCATGGAGGGCGTCCTGGCGACAGGAACTTTCTCGGCGCGGGCCGTGGGCGAGTGTGTGCGGTGCCTGGAGCCCATCGACGAAGCTGTCGTGGTCGGCTTCCAGGAGCTCTTCCTCTACGAAGCACCCTCCAGCCAGGAGGAGGCGGACGAGGAGGATCATGTCCTCGAGGACGAGCTGCTCGACCTCGAACCCGTTCTGCGGGACGCGGTGGTGCTCGCACTCCCGCACAACCCGTTGTGTGGTCCGGACTGTCCGGGACTGTGCCCCGAGTGTGGGGCGCGACTCGCGGATGACCCAGATCACACACACGGTGAAGCGATCGACCCACGGTGGTCGGCGCTGAGCCAGCTGGCGGAGCAACCGGTCCCGTCAGCCGACCAGTCAGAGTCGGACATCGCGTCCGACCCCAGCAAGGAGTAG
- the rnc gene encoding ribonuclease III: MSAAADAGALREVLGVQDLDPELLQHALTHRSYAYENGGVPNNERLEFLGDSVLGLVVTDTLFTEHPDLPEGQLAKLRAAVVSAKALAEVARTLGIGEHVRLGRGEETTGGRDKASILSDTVEAILGAIYVQFGIERAAMVIHRVFDPVIADAAKLGAGLDWKTSLQEISANNDLGVPHYVLVGTGPDHNKSFTAEVVVGERTFSGGAGRSKKEAEQMVAEIAWREINAGLDQPVS, from the coding sequence ATCTCTGCCGCAGCTGACGCTGGGGCGCTCCGGGAGGTCCTGGGAGTCCAGGACCTCGACCCGGAGCTGCTCCAGCATGCGCTGACACACCGCTCGTACGCGTACGAGAACGGCGGTGTGCCCAACAACGAGCGCCTGGAGTTCCTGGGGGACTCGGTGCTCGGCCTCGTCGTCACCGACACCCTCTTCACCGAGCATCCCGACCTGCCCGAGGGGCAGCTCGCGAAGCTCCGTGCGGCGGTCGTGAGCGCCAAGGCGCTGGCCGAGGTCGCGCGCACCCTCGGCATCGGCGAGCACGTGCGCCTGGGCCGCGGTGAGGAGACCACCGGGGGTCGCGACAAGGCCTCGATCCTGTCCGACACGGTCGAGGCCATCCTGGGCGCGATCTACGTCCAGTTCGGCATCGAACGTGCCGCGATGGTGATCCACCGGGTCTTCGACCCCGTGATCGCCGACGCCGCCAAGCTCGGTGCGGGCCTGGACTGGAAGACGTCGCTGCAGGAGATCTCCGCCAACAACGATCTCGGCGTGCCGCACTACGTCCTGGTGGGCACGGGGCCCGATCACAACAAGAGCTTCACCGCCGAGGTCGTCGTCGGCGAGCGGACGTTCAGCGGTGGCGCCGGCCGGTCCAAGAAGGAAGCCGAGCAGATGGTCGCCGAGATCGCCTGGCGCGAGATCAACGCCGGACTCGACCAGCCCGTCTCCTAG
- the mutM gene encoding bifunctional DNA-formamidopyrimidine glycosylase/DNA-(apurinic or apyrimidinic site) lyase: MPELPEVEVVRRGIADHVVGRTITGVTVHDVRSVRRHLAGPADFRHRLEGRTVVGAARRGKYLWIQLADPEGGASDAILCHLGMSGQFLVSDASAPPQRHLRITLELDDGNELRFADQRIFGGMSFSEDGAELPPEIAHIARDPLDPLFDPAEFAARIRRRQTGVKRAILDQTLISGVGNIYADEALWRTPLHYARNTRHLRTREIESLLGHIGDVMREALAQGGTSFDALYVNVNGNSGYFDRSLQAYGQEGGPCQRCGTPIRRDPFMNRSSFWCPVCQPRPRNGRF, from the coding sequence GTGCCCGAGCTGCCCGAGGTCGAGGTCGTCCGGCGCGGCATCGCCGACCACGTCGTCGGCCGCACCATCACGGGCGTGACGGTCCACGACGTCCGCTCGGTCCGTCGCCACCTCGCGGGCCCGGCCGACTTCCGCCACCGGCTCGAGGGCCGGACGGTCGTCGGCGCCGCCCGCCGCGGCAAGTACCTGTGGATCCAGCTCGCAGATCCCGAGGGCGGGGCGAGCGACGCGATCCTGTGCCACCTCGGCATGAGCGGGCAGTTCCTCGTCTCCGACGCGTCCGCGCCCCCGCAGCGGCACCTGCGCATCACGCTGGAGCTCGACGACGGGAATGAGCTCCGCTTCGCCGACCAGCGCATCTTCGGCGGCATGTCGTTCAGCGAGGACGGTGCCGAGCTGCCGCCCGAGATCGCCCACATCGCCCGTGACCCGCTCGACCCGTTGTTCGACCCCGCGGAGTTCGCGGCGCGGATCCGCAGGCGCCAGACCGGCGTCAAGCGCGCGATCCTCGACCAGACCCTCATCTCCGGCGTGGGCAACATCTACGCCGACGAGGCGCTGTGGCGCACACCGCTGCACTACGCCCGCAACACGCGGCACCTGCGCACGCGGGAGATCGAGTCGCTGCTCGGGCACATCGGCGACGTCATGCGTGAGGCGCTTGCGCAGGGTGGCACGTCGTTCGACGCGCTGTACGTCAACGTCAACGGCAACAGCGGCTACTTCGACCGGTCGCTGCAGGCGTACGGACAGGAGGGGGGGCCGTGCCAGCGGTGCGGCACGCCGATCCGCCGTGACCCGTTCATGAACCGGTCGTCGTTCTGGTGCCCGGTGTGCCAGCCGCGTCCGCGCAACGGCCGGTTCTGA
- a CDS encoding DUF1059 domain-containing protein — MKTMTCRQLGGPCDLQHRGETADDVINAQDQHLKEAEKAGDATHQEARDAMKSRWRHPKKSLGWYNDAKKAFAALPES; from the coding sequence ATGAAGACCATGACCTGCCGCCAGCTCGGGGGGCCCTGCGACCTGCAGCACCGCGGAGAGACCGCCGATGACGTCATCAACGCCCAGGACCAGCACCTGAAGGAGGCGGAGAAGGCCGGCGACGCCACGCACCAGGAGGCCCGCGACGCCATGAAGAGCCGCTGGCGCCACCCGAAGAAGTCGCTCGGCTGGTACAACGACGCGAAGAAGGCGTTCGCCGCCCTGCCCGAGTCCTGA
- a CDS encoding sigma-70 family RNA polymerase sigma factor gives MDPTHAFELERPRLLSIAARVLGDPVEAEDVVQQAWLRLDAAEADIASAPAWLTTVTTRLCLDRLRARVPVPTEQTAAVVETAPDPADDVALADSVGIALHVVLERLSPAERVAFVLHDSFGFEFATIAVMLETTPAAARKLASRARAKVRQPASEGGPADWEVVDAFMAAAREGDFERLLAILAPDAQVTADAAAVGQGTPELIRGRQQVAEFFNGSAHAALPVFVGDRPGAAWFNRGEAKVLFDFDVVDGLVRGIVFRADADVLARVTRRDRSERRGPADASTSEREGDRR, from the coding sequence ATGGATCCCACGCACGCATTCGAGCTCGAGCGGCCGAGGCTGCTGAGCATCGCGGCCCGCGTGCTGGGCGATCCGGTCGAGGCCGAGGACGTGGTGCAGCAGGCCTGGCTGCGGCTGGACGCCGCTGAGGCTGACATCGCGAGCGCGCCCGCATGGCTGACGACCGTGACGACGCGGCTGTGCCTGGACCGGCTGCGTGCCCGCGTGCCCGTCCCGACCGAGCAGACGGCAGCTGTCGTCGAGACGGCTCCGGACCCGGCAGACGACGTCGCTCTGGCGGACTCCGTCGGGATCGCCCTCCACGTGGTGCTGGAGAGGCTGTCGCCCGCCGAGCGGGTCGCCTTCGTGCTCCACGACAGCTTCGGGTTCGAGTTCGCCACGATCGCGGTGATGCTGGAGACCACCCCCGCTGCGGCGCGCAAGCTGGCGTCACGGGCGCGGGCGAAGGTCAGGCAGCCGGCCTCCGAGGGCGGCCCGGCTGACTGGGAGGTCGTCGACGCGTTCATGGCCGCAGCCCGCGAGGGCGACTTCGAGCGTCTCCTCGCGATCCTCGCGCCGGACGCACAGGTGACAGCCGATGCGGCAGCGGTGGGGCAGGGCACGCCGGAGCTGATCCGCGGCCGGCAGCAGGTGGCGGAGTTCTTCAACGGCAGTGCCCACGCCGCGCTCCCGGTGTTCGTCGGGGACCGGCCGGGGGCCGCGTGGTTCAACCGCGGCGAGGCCAAGGTCCTGTTCGACTTCGACGTCGTCGACGGCCTGGTGCGCGGCATCGTGTTCCGCGCCGACGCCGACGTCCTCGCCCGCGTGACGCGGCGCGACCGCAGCGAGCGTCGCGGACCTGCCGACGCCTCCACCAGTGAGAGAGAAGGGGATCGACGATGA
- the coaD gene encoding pantetheine-phosphate adenylyltransferase has product MTKVVCPGSFDPVTNGHLDIVERSAHLFDEVVVAVLVNENKRGLFSIDERLELLTEATKHLPNVTTASFTGLLVDFCTTNGVDAIVKGLRAVTDFDYELQMAQMNGSLTDVDTVFIPTSPEYSFLASSLVKEVAKHGGDVSGLVPGFVNDELKAKYA; this is encoded by the coding sequence ATGACGAAGGTCGTGTGCCCCGGGTCCTTCGACCCCGTGACCAATGGCCACCTCGACATCGTGGAGCGCTCGGCGCACCTGTTCGACGAGGTCGTGGTCGCGGTCCTGGTCAACGAGAACAAGCGGGGGCTGTTCTCGATCGACGAGCGGCTCGAGCTGCTCACCGAGGCGACCAAGCACCTGCCCAACGTCACGACGGCGTCCTTCACGGGCCTGCTCGTCGACTTCTGCACGACCAACGGCGTCGACGCGATCGTCAAGGGCCTGCGGGCGGTCACCGATTTCGACTACGAGCTGCAGATGGCGCAGATGAACGGCAGCCTGACCGACGTCGACACGGTCTTCATCCCGACGTCGCCGGAGTACTCGTTCCTGGCCTCCAGCCTGGTCAAGGAGGTCGCCAAGCACGGAGGCGACGTCTCGGGACTGGTGCCCGGATTCGTCAACGACGAGCTGAAGGCCAAGTACGCCTGA
- the dinB gene encoding DNA polymerase IV has translation MTEGTVLHADLDAFYASVEQRDDPALRGRPVIVGGGVVLAASYEAKARGVRTAMGGRQALQVCPDAIVVPARFNAYTEASRAVFDVFHDTTPLVEGISIDEAFLEVGGLRRIRGAPSTIATQLRADVRDRVGLPISVGVARTKYLAKVASAVSKPEGMLVVPVEQELTFLHALPVERLWGVGKVTSAKLREARLTTVGDVAEMFEGELVQLLGPGAGRHLHALAHNRDPRPVQTGKRRGSMGAQHAMGRGDHSPADLDLVLLTLVDRVTRRMRAAGRTGSTVTIRLRFGDFTRSTSSHTLARPTAHTVTVLEVARQLLASRAGVIKDKGITLVGVSVGSLDDQPAQLALPLDVTSGAELDDAIDAVRDKFGSTALRRAVQLGRSDPVAAPHLPD, from the coding sequence ATGACCGAGGGCACCGTCCTGCACGCCGACCTCGACGCGTTCTACGCGTCGGTCGAGCAGCGCGACGACCCCGCCCTGCGTGGCCGCCCGGTCATCGTGGGCGGTGGGGTGGTCCTGGCCGCGAGCTATGAGGCCAAGGCGCGTGGCGTGCGCACCGCTATGGGTGGACGCCAGGCGCTGCAGGTGTGTCCCGACGCGATCGTGGTGCCGGCCAGGTTCAACGCCTACACCGAGGCGAGCCGGGCAGTTTTCGACGTCTTCCACGACACGACGCCCCTCGTGGAGGGCATCTCGATCGACGAGGCGTTCCTCGAGGTGGGTGGTCTGCGGCGCATCCGCGGCGCCCCGTCGACGATCGCGACCCAGCTGCGCGCGGACGTCCGCGACCGGGTGGGCCTGCCGATCTCGGTGGGGGTGGCCCGCACCAAGTACCTCGCCAAGGTCGCCTCGGCGGTCTCCAAGCCCGAGGGGATGCTGGTCGTGCCGGTCGAGCAGGAGCTCACCTTCCTGCACGCCCTTCCCGTCGAACGCCTGTGGGGTGTCGGCAAGGTCACGTCCGCCAAGCTGCGCGAGGCCCGCCTGACGACCGTCGGCGACGTGGCCGAGATGTTCGAGGGCGAGCTCGTCCAGCTGCTCGGACCGGGCGCGGGGCGCCACCTGCACGCCCTCGCCCACAACCGCGACCCGCGGCCGGTGCAGACCGGCAAGCGGCGCGGCTCGATGGGGGCCCAGCACGCGATGGGCCGAGGCGATCACTCCCCCGCCGATCTCGACCTCGTCCTGCTCACGCTGGTCGACCGGGTCACCCGACGCATGCGCGCCGCCGGACGTACCGGCAGCACCGTGACGATCCGGCTGCGGTTCGGCGACTTCACCCGGTCGACGTCGTCGCACACCCTGGCGCGGCCCACCGCCCACACCGTGACGGTGCTCGAGGTCGCCCGGCAGCTGCTGGCCTCGCGCGCCGGCGTCATCAAGGACAAGGGCATCACCCTGGTCGGGGTCTCGGTCGGCTCGCTCGACGACCAGCCCGCGCAGCTCGCGCTGCCGCTCGACGTCACGAGCGGGGCCGAGCTCGACGACGCGATCGACGCGGTGCGCGACAAGTTCGGCTCGACGGCGCTGCGCCGGGCCGTCCAGCTCGGCCGGAGCGACCCCGTCGCGGCACCCCACCTGCCCGACTGA
- the dnaG gene encoding DNA primase, giving the protein MAGRIKDEDIQLVRERTRIDEVVEQYVTLKNAGGGSRKGLCPFHDEKSPSFNVRPSVGSYHCFGCGAGGDVFKFVMELEGLSFVETVERLAAKAGITLRYEEGIGPSGPRRDPNQRNRLLEAHREAGAFYAAALQSSPDAQAGRQFVQDRGFDQAAAEMFGMGFAPRGGEALVAHLRGKGFSEDELVTGGLANRGTRGLYDKFRGRLLWPIREMTGEIIGFGARRMFDDDRVEAKYLNSPETPIYKKSQVLYGIDLARRSISSSSQAVIVEGYTDVMACHLAGVTTAVATCGTAFGEDHARVMRRLMLDDQAFHGEVIFTFDGDEAGQRAALKTFSGDQQFVAQTYVAVEPRGMDPCDLRLADGDAAVRDLVASRIPLYRFVLDNLLGKYDLDRGDQRVDAVREAVGLASAIRDKSKVDALLREIAGRVGTDVDQVRAEHRRRVASAPKGAGQPATQEAPTDALPSPAVNFGQPQFADEREALKAIVQHPHLAARFADDIDDNDFTHPISKLLWKHIEAMPWPTGPNANWLPQLSDSVHDEDAKRILSIAAVEPMRAREGNTGAVVSSILMRLQLLTLGRRIAEIKSKLQRTNPIDEAESYNRMFGDLIALEQQFRTLRDRSLSGDVPS; this is encoded by the coding sequence ATGGCCGGGCGAATCAAGGACGAGGACATCCAGCTCGTCCGCGAACGTACCCGCATCGATGAGGTCGTCGAGCAGTACGTGACCCTCAAGAACGCCGGCGGTGGATCCCGCAAGGGGCTGTGCCCGTTCCACGACGAGAAGTCCCCGTCCTTCAACGTACGGCCGTCGGTGGGCTCCTACCACTGCTTCGGCTGCGGGGCCGGCGGTGACGTCTTCAAGTTCGTGATGGAGCTCGAGGGGCTCAGCTTCGTCGAGACCGTCGAGCGCCTCGCCGCCAAGGCGGGCATCACGCTGCGCTACGAGGAGGGCATCGGTCCGAGCGGACCGCGACGCGACCCCAACCAGCGCAATCGTCTGCTCGAGGCCCACCGCGAGGCGGGCGCCTTCTACGCCGCGGCGTTGCAGTCGTCGCCCGACGCGCAGGCGGGTCGCCAGTTCGTCCAGGACCGCGGCTTCGACCAGGCGGCCGCCGAGATGTTCGGCATGGGGTTCGCGCCGCGCGGGGGAGAGGCGCTGGTCGCCCATCTGCGCGGCAAGGGCTTCTCCGAGGACGAGCTCGTCACGGGAGGGCTCGCCAACCGCGGCACCCGCGGCCTCTACGACAAGTTCCGGGGCCGGCTGCTCTGGCCCATCCGGGAGATGACCGGTGAGATCATCGGCTTCGGCGCGCGTCGCATGTTCGACGACGACCGGGTCGAGGCGAAGTACCTCAACAGCCCCGAGACGCCCATCTACAAGAAGTCCCAGGTCCTCTACGGCATCGACCTGGCCCGCCGCTCGATCTCGTCCTCGAGCCAGGCGGTCATCGTCGAGGGCTACACCGACGTCATGGCCTGCCACCTGGCGGGTGTCACGACCGCGGTCGCCACGTGCGGCACCGCGTTCGGCGAGGACCACGCGCGGGTCATGCGCCGGCTCATGCTCGACGACCAGGCCTTCCATGGCGAGGTCATCTTCACCTTCGACGGCGACGAGGCCGGCCAGCGCGCGGCACTCAAGACGTTCAGCGGCGATCAGCAGTTCGTCGCCCAGACGTACGTCGCGGTCGAGCCGCGCGGCATGGACCCGTGCGATCTGCGCCTCGCCGACGGCGATGCGGCCGTACGCGACCTGGTGGCCTCGCGCATCCCGCTGTACCGCTTCGTGCTGGACAACCTGCTCGGCAAGTACGACCTCGACCGCGGCGATCAGCGCGTCGACGCCGTCCGCGAGGCCGTGGGCCTGGCCTCGGCCATCCGTGACAAGTCCAAGGTCGACGCGCTGCTGCGGGAGATCGCCGGGCGCGTCGGCACCGACGTCGACCAGGTGCGGGCCGAGCACCGCCGACGTGTCGCGTCCGCGCCCAAGGGCGCCGGTCAGCCGGCGACCCAGGAGGCGCCCACGGATGCGCTGCCGTCGCCCGCCGTCAACTTCGGCCAGCCGCAGTTCGCCGACGAGCGCGAGGCGTTGAAGGCGATCGTCCAGCACCCGCACCTGGCCGCCAGGTTCGCCGACGACATCGACGACAACGACTTCACCCACCCGATCTCCAAGCTGCTCTGGAAGCACATCGAGGCCATGCCGTGGCCGACCGGGCCCAACGCCAACTGGTTGCCGCAGCTGTCCGACTCGGTCCACGACGAGGACGCCAAGCGCATCCTGTCCATCGCGGCGGTCGAGCCGATGCGTGCCCGTGAGGGCAACACCGGCGCGGTCGTGTCGTCGATCCTCATGCGGCTGCAGCTGCTCACGCTGGGGCGCCGGATCGCGGAGATCAAGTCCAAGCTGCAGCGCACCAACCCGATCGACGAGGCGGAGAGCTACAACCGCATGTTCGGCGACCTGATCGCGCTCGAGCAGCAGTTCCGCACCCTGCGTGACCGATCGCTGAGTGGCGACGTCCCCAGCTGA
- a CDS encoding sigma factor, with protein MDRFVRELLSLPSLDAEQERALAVRAGEGDRDARADLITAGLRLVALRACLLGLTGEDMRDAVQAGAVGLIRAVDRFDPDRGARLATYAWHWIGAEMSVARPRDVPLGEVDPPYAEPDVLGDSLLDGLSDDAVAVLSLRFGIGPGGGSPMPRIAVAQRLGVSVTRIRTIEGEAMRQLREGLAKVVDRAPLQREADPP; from the coding sequence GTGGATCGATTCGTCCGAGAGCTCCTGTCCCTGCCGTCGCTCGACGCCGAGCAGGAACGGGCCCTGGCCGTCCGTGCCGGTGAGGGCGATCGCGATGCCCGGGCAGACCTGATCACCGCAGGCCTGCGGCTCGTGGCTCTGCGGGCCTGTCTGCTGGGTCTGACGGGGGAGGACATGCGGGACGCCGTGCAAGCCGGCGCGGTCGGGCTGATCCGCGCGGTCGACCGATTCGACCCCGATCGCGGTGCGCGCCTCGCGACGTACGCCTGGCACTGGATCGGCGCCGAGATGTCGGTCGCCCGCCCACGCGACGTCCCGCTGGGCGAGGTCGATCCGCCGTACGCCGAGCCCGATGTGCTCGGCGACTCCCTGCTGGACGGTCTGTCCGACGACGCGGTGGCCGTGCTGAGCCTGCGGTTCGGAATCGGCCCCGGCGGCGGCTCGCCGATGCCGAGAATCGCCGTGGCACAGCGCCTGGGGGTGAGTGTGACGAGGATCCGGACGATCGAGGGTGAGGCGATGCGACAACTCCGTGAGGGGCTTGCTAAAGTTGTCGACCGTGCTCCTCTTCAACGAGAAGCCGATCCCCCATAG
- a CDS encoding deoxyguanosinetriphosphate triphosphohydrolase: MTDQPYGDEAYERFVDEPPKRSGRTSFERDRARVVHSAALRRLSAKTQVMGAGFDDFVRNRLTHSLEVAQVARELGKSLGCDPDVVDSAALAHDLGHPPFGHNGEVALDEAAQNCGGFEGNAQTLRILSRLESKAFGPDGRSVGLNLTRATLSACVKYPWRRGEVPEAAGKFGVYTDDLPVFDWLRDGAPARRRPIEAQVMDLADDIAYSVHDVEDGVVGGWFGLRAGELDIAAIHAVARDWYDGTATDDRLGAALERLQDLPEWPTTSFDGSRAERAVLKSLTSALIGRFAHAAEVATVEAWGGGPLTRFGADLEVPVGTRDEITVLKSIAAHYVMRAHDRAGPLGRQRELLLALVEALDRSEGRALEAEFAQDFARAEDDAARRRVVIDQVASLTDVSARAWGLRLLG, from the coding sequence ATGACCGACCAGCCCTACGGCGACGAGGCGTACGAACGTTTCGTCGACGAGCCGCCGAAACGTTCGGGACGTACGTCGTTCGAGCGCGACCGGGCCCGTGTCGTGCACTCCGCGGCCCTGCGACGGCTGTCGGCCAAGACCCAGGTCATGGGCGCAGGGTTCGACGACTTCGTGCGCAACCGGCTGACGCACTCGCTCGAGGTCGCCCAGGTCGCGCGCGAGCTCGGCAAGTCGCTCGGCTGTGACCCGGACGTCGTGGACTCCGCGGCACTGGCCCACGACCTGGGCCACCCGCCCTTCGGCCACAACGGCGAGGTCGCGCTCGACGAGGCGGCGCAGAACTGCGGCGGCTTCGAGGGCAACGCCCAGACGCTGCGGATCCTCAGCCGCCTGGAGTCCAAGGCGTTCGGGCCCGACGGTCGCAGCGTCGGGCTCAACCTCACCCGGGCCACGCTCTCGGCGTGCGTGAAGTATCCGTGGCGGCGGGGCGAGGTACCGGAGGCTGCGGGCAAGTTCGGGGTCTACACCGACGACCTGCCGGTCTTCGACTGGCTGCGTGACGGCGCCCCAGCCCGGCGCCGGCCGATCGAGGCACAGGTCATGGATCTGGCGGACGACATCGCATACTCGGTGCACGACGTCGAGGACGGCGTCGTGGGCGGCTGGTTCGGGCTGCGCGCCGGCGAGCTCGACATCGCGGCGATCCACGCGGTCGCACGGGACTGGTACGACGGGACCGCGACCGACGACCGGCTCGGCGCGGCGCTCGAGCGGCTGCAGGACCTGCCGGAGTGGCCCACCACGAGCTTCGACGGCAGCCGGGCCGAGCGGGCGGTCCTGAAGAGCCTCACGAGCGCCCTGATCGGACGCTTCGCCCACGCGGCCGAGGTCGCGACGGTCGAGGCCTGGGGTGGGGGACCGCTGACCCGCTTCGGTGCAGACCTGGAGGTCCCGGTCGGCACGCGCGACGAGATCACGGTGCTGAAGTCCATCGCAGCGCACTACGTGATGCGCGCGCACGACCGAGCGGGGCCGCTGGGACGCCAGCGCGAGCTGCTGCTGGCCCTCGTCGAGGCCCTGGACAGGTCCGAGGGCCGGGCGCTGGAGGCGGAGTTCGCGCAGGACTTCGCCCGCGCCGAGGACGATGCGGCCCGCCGCCGGGTCGTGATCGACCAGGTCGCGAGCCTCACCGACGTCTCGGCCCGCGCCTGGGGCCTGCGCCTGCTGGGATGA